In one window of Dyella thiooxydans DNA:
- a CDS encoding DUF2254 domain-containing protein, translating into MPALSARLRLVLLRMTRRLWFRAALYALVGVATALLGTVLRPWLPEGVAARIGASAVGNILGILASSMLAVTTFSLSTMVAAYSTAGSNATPRAAILLVEDSIAQRALATFIGVFLFSVVGLIALSTGIYGDSGRVVLFGVTIVMIVVIVVTLLRWIEQLSKLGRVAETIDRVERAARHALLERAAAPHLSAADWEPPPADAFVLHGGQVGYVAHVDLATLQSLADEHGLTVWVEAVAGHFATPEAPLARLSPRPEPGVHEQFLDAFVITDQRDFEQDPRFGLVVLTEVAQRALSPAVNDPGTAIDVLGTVTRLLCDWASAARHAAGDGHRPRPAPRHPRVRLRALDPRELLEDVFTPLARDSAGMLEVAIRLHKSLATLAAQGNPALRDAARAQATRALQLADAKLALEEDLDRLHELAAWRNAT; encoded by the coding sequence ATGCCGGCCCTGAGCGCCCGCCTGCGACTGGTGCTGCTGCGGATGACCCGCCGGCTCTGGTTCCGTGCCGCGCTCTACGCGCTGGTCGGCGTCGCCACCGCCCTGCTCGGCACTGTCCTGCGCCCATGGTTGCCGGAGGGCGTGGCGGCCCGCATCGGCGCCTCGGCGGTGGGCAACATTCTCGGCATCCTCGCCTCCAGCATGCTGGCGGTGACCACCTTCTCGCTGTCCACCATGGTCGCCGCCTACAGCACCGCCGGCAGCAACGCCACGCCGCGCGCGGCGATCCTGCTGGTGGAGGACTCCATCGCCCAGCGTGCGCTGGCCACCTTCATCGGCGTATTCCTGTTCAGCGTGGTCGGACTGATCGCGCTCAGCACCGGCATCTACGGCGACAGCGGCCGGGTGGTGCTGTTCGGCGTGACGATCGTGATGATCGTGGTCATCGTGGTGACCCTGCTGCGCTGGATCGAGCAGCTCTCGAAGCTGGGCCGGGTGGCCGAGACCATCGACCGCGTCGAGCGTGCCGCGCGGCACGCGCTGCTCGAACGCGCCGCGGCGCCCCACCTGTCCGCCGCCGACTGGGAGCCGCCTCCCGCGGACGCCTTCGTGCTGCACGGCGGACAGGTCGGTTACGTCGCCCACGTCGACCTGGCGACGCTGCAATCTCTGGCCGATGAGCATGGTCTGACGGTGTGGGTGGAGGCCGTGGCCGGCCACTTCGCCACGCCGGAAGCGCCGCTCGCGCGCCTGTCGCCGCGGCCGGAACCCGGCGTGCACGAGCAGTTTCTCGATGCCTTCGTGATCACCGACCAGCGCGATTTCGAACAGGACCCGCGCTTTGGCCTGGTGGTGCTGACCGAGGTCGCGCAGCGGGCGCTCTCGCCGGCGGTGAACGATCCGGGCACCGCGATCGACGTGCTCGGCACCGTGACCCGCCTGCTGTGCGACTGGGCGTCAGCCGCGCGGCACGCCGCCGGCGACGGCCATCGGCCGCGGCCCGCACCGCGCCACCCGCGGGTGAGACTGCGCGCACTCGATCCGCGTGAGCTTCTCGAAGACGTCTTCACGCCGCTGGCGCGCGACAGCGCCGGCATGCTGGAAGTCGCCATCCGCCTGCACAAGTCGCTGGCAACGCTGGCCGCACAGGGCAACCCGGCCCTGCGCGATGCCGCGCGTGCCCAGGCCACGCGCGCACTGCAGCTCGCCGACGCGAAACTCGCGCTGGAAGAAGACCTGGACCGGCTGCACGAACTCGCCGCCTGGCGAAACGCGACATGA
- a CDS encoding TonB-dependent receptor domain-containing protein has product MKQKTLLATAITAALALNAWAVSAQEAAANNAPPSNSASSQGNPKQLQTIVVTGSRIRSVDVETAQPVFTMTQQDIQKTGLTTAGDILNHMTVASATTYGKASVLASNFEQGGQYINMRHLGEQRVLVLVNGKRWATGIDGLTDVSNIPSALIERVEVLKDGASSVYGSDAIAGVVNFILKDHYDGAEVSGYLGQNQGGDGTTDNYSFTVGGSNKKSAIVFNANFNKQNTVWANSRDWTRYPYGLAHSTDALSGISPWGRYTTDTSENFSGPFYVINHTGSYDGVGTAADSRDPANYHQGVTTADRFNPTQQMMMRIPSELKSVFTQGHYDLTDNLTFRATGMYSERDSSAQIAGYPLTSWAQSNYPVFIDKDSYYNPLPGQDLAFARRTFELPRVTRNNAKTFHFDAGVEGYFNVGEHEWSWDAGINYNKLDGVVTSTGNLNLIALKNALGPSFLNADGVVQCGTAANPIPLGTSLSGGQCVPFNILGGPNGATPQALAYISSLGQATYGDTSKIYSANITGDLFSMPLDAGDFSFAAGVEHRDESGYDRPGQFEQSGFSTDLAAASTNGKYQTNEAYVEFSVPVLRDLPGAKELSFDVASRYSNYSNFGSTTNNKYSFMWKPIEDVLVRGTYAEGFRAPTIGDISGGGSQSFDTYIDPCDTKYGVAATNSAVAARCQAAGVPANFRQLDTAGAPVASSGGDQGTVPFNAGVGNINLQPESATTRTLGLVYSPASVRGLDISLDWYKVKVTNIITSISAQYVMDQCLVQGVSSWCNDFTRGSNGQINSLNRGNANLGAIQTEGYDFGVHYRLPEFSFGQFVVSLDSTYLKSYDQQSASGAPYDTYAGTWSYPRVKGNLGLDWSLGNFGATWGLRYQGAFRDLCWDAAAGIECNQPNYTSATWGTIGANRKGAIVFNDAQFRWKAPWNATFSVGVNNVFDRRPPITYSVVNSDAASYDPALDLTRYFYVSYNQKF; this is encoded by the coding sequence ATGAAGCAAAAAACTCTGCTGGCTACCGCCATCACGGCGGCGCTTGCGCTGAATGCGTGGGCCGTATCGGCCCAGGAAGCAGCCGCCAACAACGCGCCCCCCAGCAACTCCGCCAGTTCACAGGGCAACCCCAAGCAGTTGCAGACCATTGTGGTCACCGGTTCGCGAATCCGCAGTGTCGACGTGGAAACGGCCCAGCCCGTCTTCACCATGACGCAGCAGGACATCCAGAAGACCGGCCTGACCACTGCCGGCGACATCCTCAACCACATGACCGTCGCCAGCGCGACCACCTACGGCAAGGCCAGCGTGCTTGCCTCGAACTTCGAGCAGGGCGGCCAGTACATCAACATGCGCCACCTCGGTGAGCAGCGCGTACTGGTGCTGGTGAACGGCAAGCGTTGGGCGACCGGAATCGACGGCCTCACCGATGTATCCAACATCCCATCGGCGCTGATCGAGCGCGTCGAAGTACTCAAGGACGGCGCGTCGTCCGTCTACGGCTCCGATGCGATCGCCGGCGTGGTCAACTTCATCCTGAAGGACCACTACGACGGCGCCGAGGTGAGTGGATATCTCGGCCAGAACCAGGGCGGCGATGGCACCACTGACAACTATTCGTTCACCGTCGGCGGCTCCAACAAGAAGTCGGCGATCGTGTTCAACGCCAACTTCAACAAGCAGAATACCGTATGGGCGAATAGCCGCGACTGGACCCGCTATCCCTACGGTTTGGCGCATTCCACCGACGCACTGAGCGGCATCAGCCCCTGGGGGCGCTACACCACCGACACCAGCGAAAACTTCAGTGGCCCGTTCTACGTTATCAACCACACCGGTTCGTATGATGGGGTGGGCACGGCCGCCGACTCGCGCGACCCGGCCAATTACCACCAGGGTGTGACCACCGCCGACCGCTTCAACCCGACTCAGCAGATGATGATGCGCATCCCGAGCGAGCTGAAGTCGGTGTTCACGCAGGGGCACTACGACCTCACGGACAACCTGACCTTCCGCGCCACGGGGATGTACTCCGAGCGCGACTCGAGCGCCCAGATCGCCGGTTACCCGCTGACCTCGTGGGCACAGAGCAACTATCCGGTCTTCATCGACAAGGACAGCTACTACAACCCGCTTCCTGGTCAGGACCTGGCTTTCGCGCGCCGGACGTTCGAATTGCCGCGAGTGACGCGCAACAATGCCAAGACTTTCCATTTTGACGCGGGTGTCGAGGGCTACTTCAACGTCGGCGAGCACGAGTGGAGCTGGGACGCGGGCATCAACTACAACAAGCTCGACGGCGTCGTCACCAGCACCGGCAACCTCAACCTGATCGCACTGAAGAACGCGCTGGGTCCGTCGTTCCTCAACGCCGATGGCGTCGTGCAGTGCGGCACGGCGGCCAACCCGATCCCTCTGGGCACCAGCCTGTCCGGTGGCCAGTGCGTTCCGTTCAACATCCTCGGTGGCCCCAACGGGGCGACGCCGCAGGCGCTGGCCTACATCAGCTCGCTCGGCCAGGCGACGTACGGCGATACGTCCAAGATCTACTCGGCGAACATCACCGGCGATCTGTTCAGCATGCCGCTGGACGCGGGTGACTTCAGCTTTGCCGCTGGCGTCGAGCACCGTGACGAATCCGGCTACGACCGCCCGGGCCAGTTCGAGCAGTCCGGTTTCTCCACCGACCTGGCCGCCGCGTCGACCAACGGCAAGTACCAGACGAACGAAGCGTATGTCGAGTTCAGCGTGCCGGTACTGAGGGACCTGCCCGGCGCCAAGGAGCTGTCCTTCGACGTGGCCAGCCGCTACTCGAACTACAGCAACTTCGGCAGTACCACCAACAACAAGTACAGCTTCATGTGGAAGCCGATCGAGGACGTGCTGGTCCGCGGCACTTATGCCGAGGGCTTCCGCGCGCCGACCATCGGCGACATCTCCGGCGGTGGTTCGCAGAGCTTTGACACCTATATCGATCCTTGCGATACCAAGTACGGCGTGGCGGCGACCAACTCGGCTGTAGCCGCCCGCTGCCAGGCGGCCGGCGTTCCGGCGAACTTCCGCCAGCTGGACACGGCCGGGGCGCCGGTGGCCAGCTCCGGTGGCGATCAGGGCACGGTGCCCTTCAACGCCGGCGTGGGCAACATCAACCTGCAGCCGGAAAGCGCCACCACCCGCACGCTGGGCCTGGTTTACAGCCCCGCTTCGGTCCGCGGCCTGGATATCAGCCTCGACTGGTACAAGGTCAAAGTCACCAACATCATCACCAGCATCTCGGCACAGTACGTCATGGACCAGTGCCTGGTGCAGGGCGTGTCCAGCTGGTGCAACGACTTCACCCGCGGCAGCAACGGGCAGATCAACAGCCTCAACCGCGGCAATGCCAACCTGGGCGCCATCCAGACCGAGGGCTACGATTTCGGCGTGCACTATCGACTGCCGGAGTTCTCGTTCGGTCAATTCGTGGTGTCGCTCGACAGCACATACCTGAAGTCCTACGACCAGCAAAGTGCATCCGGCGCCCCGTACGACACCTATGCCGGCACCTGGTCGTACCCGCGCGTGAAGGGCAACCTTGGCCTCGATTGGTCGCTCGGCAATTTCGGCGCGACCTGGGGCCTGCGTTACCAGGGTGCGTTCCGCGACCTGTGCTGGGACGCGGCGGCGGGAATCGAGTGCAACCAGCCCAACTACACCAGCGCCACCTGGGGCACCATCGGCGCCAACCGCAAGGGTGCGATCGTGTTCAACGACGCCCAGTTCCGCTGGAAGGCGCCGTGGAACGCGACGTTCTCGGTCGGCGTAAACAACGTGTTCGATCGTCGTCCGCCGATCACCTACAGCGTGGTCAACAGCGACGCGGCATCGTATGACCCGGCGCTGGACCTGACCCGGTACTTCTACGTCAGCTACAACCAGAAGTTCTGA
- a CDS encoding GNAT family N-acetyltransferase, whose translation MSGPATALQARFHARIDEIPAADWDALRPDGNPFLSHAFLHALERTGCIREDWGWAPHHLGLYDGDRLVAVAPLYLKGNSHGEFVFDWSWASAWERAGGEYYPKLLNAVPYSPVSGARLLAGSDARSPTLRRALVTAMRGEVDRLGLSSLHANFLAADDLPAFDNTWLARTDVQFHWHNHGYADFDAFLASLNHKKRKNIRQERAQVARSDLRIERRSGAGLSPDEWRHVHALYEATFDAKGNHAALTRAFFLALGQTLGDAVQLALAYDAERIVAMALLIQSQSTLYGRYWGSAVDVPGLHFELCYYQGIEHAIARGLTCFEPGAQGEHKLARGFLPTFTHSRHYLAHPQFRRAVHDALVHETASVRAYAEELRAHSPYARDRAAEPGA comes from the coding sequence ATGAGCGGACCGGCCACTGCGCTGCAAGCGCGATTCCATGCGCGGATCGACGAGATTCCGGCTGCGGACTGGGACGCACTGCGACCGGACGGCAATCCCTTCCTCTCGCATGCTTTCCTGCACGCCCTGGAGCGCACCGGCTGCATCCGCGAGGACTGGGGCTGGGCGCCGCATCATCTGGGACTTTATGACGGCGATCGGCTGGTCGCCGTCGCGCCGCTGTATCTGAAAGGCAACTCGCACGGGGAATTCGTGTTCGACTGGAGCTGGGCCAGCGCGTGGGAGCGGGCCGGCGGCGAGTACTACCCCAAGCTGCTCAATGCGGTGCCCTACTCCCCGGTCTCCGGCGCGCGCCTGCTGGCCGGAAGCGATGCACGGTCGCCGACGCTGCGGCGGGCGCTGGTCACCGCGATGCGTGGCGAGGTCGACCGGCTGGGGCTGTCTTCGCTGCACGCGAACTTCCTTGCGGCAGACGACCTGCCCGCCTTCGACAACACATGGCTGGCGCGCACCGACGTGCAGTTCCACTGGCACAACCACGGCTACGCCGACTTCGATGCCTTCCTCGCCTCGCTCAACCACAAGAAGCGCAAGAACATCCGCCAGGAGCGTGCCCAGGTGGCGCGCAGCGACCTGCGCATCGAGCGCCGCAGCGGCGCCGGCCTGTCGCCGGACGAGTGGCGGCACGTCCACGCGCTGTACGAGGCCACGTTCGATGCCAAGGGCAACCACGCCGCGCTGACCCGCGCCTTCTTCCTTGCGCTGGGCCAGACTCTCGGCGACGCGGTGCAGCTCGCACTGGCGTACGACGCGGAGCGGATCGTTGCCATGGCCTTGCTGATCCAGAGCCAGAGCACGCTCTACGGCCGCTATTGGGGCAGCGCGGTGGACGTACCGGGCCTGCATTTCGAGCTCTGCTACTACCAGGGCATCGAACACGCGATCGCGCGGGGCCTGACCTGCTTCGAACCCGGTGCCCAGGGTGAGCACAAGCTGGCACGCGGCTTCCTGCCGACCTTCACCCACTCGCGCCACTACCTGGCGCATCCGCAGTTCCGCCGTGCGGTGCACGACGCACTGGTGCACGAGACCGCCTCGGTGCGGGCCTACGCGGAGGAACTGCGCGCACACAGCCCCTACGCCCGCGATCGCGCCGCGGAGCCCGGCGCATGA
- a CDS encoding DNA translocase FtsK: MARSANVKKAKNPPPALSDEIRRRLREAGALLLLPLALYLLVCLFSYNEQDPSWGHVGTLDHARNFGGAIGANIANLLRYIFGLVSYAFPLLLLILGVQVLRHRGERNVHPWEPSLRLIGFVFFFITLPALFAINANRPDTVMPQGVGGITGQWLGNALLGALGSTGAPLLLLALFLVAVTLATGLSWFRLMDWTGQATLRVAGWLGGKMRKAPEVMAARQARVEREAVKKTEAVKQAKREPVRIEAPPTPVAKSDRARQETQIPLFVGAAQPGELPPLSLLDEAPPQGPGYSEETLEVLSRQVELKLKDFRIEAKVVGVYPGPVITRFELEPAAGVRGSQVSSLDKDIARGLSVVSVRVVDVIPGKNVIGLEIPNAKKQIVYLSEILRSDKYDAMKSPLTLALGKDIGGRPTVADLAKMPHLLVAGTTGSGKSVAVNAMVLSLLYKASPKDVRMIMIDPKMLELSVYEGIPHLLAPVVTDMKEAANALRWCVAEMERRYKLMAAVGVRNLAGFNKKVTEADKAGQPLLDPLFRPNPEMPNLAAEPLEPLPYIVVIIDEFADMMMIVGKKVEELIARLAQKARAAGVHLVLATQRPSVDVITGLIKANIPTRIAFQVSSKIDSRTILDQSGAEALLGHGDMLYLPPGTAAPERVHGAFVDDHEVHQVVAWLKSQGEPQYIEGVLEEVQATADGKFINESGLPQDGEEGGDADTQLYDKAVAIVTQTRRASISGVQRHLRIGYNRAARLIEQMEADGVVSAPQHNGNREVLAPPPPK; this comes from the coding sequence GTGGCGCGTAGCGCGAACGTCAAGAAAGCCAAGAATCCCCCGCCGGCCCTCAGCGACGAGATCAGGCGTCGCCTGCGTGAGGCCGGCGCCCTGTTGCTGCTGCCCCTGGCGCTGTACCTGCTGGTGTGCCTGTTCAGCTACAACGAGCAGGACCCGAGCTGGGGTCACGTCGGCACGCTCGATCACGCGCGCAATTTCGGCGGCGCCATTGGCGCCAACATCGCCAATCTGCTGCGCTACATCTTCGGCCTCGTGTCGTACGCGTTTCCACTGCTGCTGTTGATACTTGGCGTGCAGGTGCTCCGTCACCGCGGCGAGCGCAACGTGCATCCGTGGGAGCCGTCGTTGCGGCTGATCGGCTTCGTGTTCTTCTTCATCACCCTGCCGGCGCTGTTCGCGATCAATGCCAACCGGCCGGATACGGTGATGCCGCAGGGCGTGGGCGGCATCACCGGCCAGTGGCTGGGCAACGCGCTGCTCGGTGCGCTCGGTTCTACCGGCGCGCCGCTGCTGCTGCTGGCGCTGTTCCTGGTCGCGGTGACACTGGCCACGGGACTGTCCTGGTTTCGCTTGATGGACTGGACCGGTCAGGCCACCCTGCGTGTGGCCGGCTGGCTCGGCGGCAAGATGCGCAAGGCGCCGGAGGTGATGGCCGCGCGCCAGGCCCGGGTCGAGCGCGAGGCAGTAAAGAAGACCGAGGCGGTCAAGCAGGCCAAGCGCGAACCCGTGCGCATCGAGGCACCGCCGACGCCGGTGGCCAAGAGCGACCGCGCCCGCCAGGAAACCCAGATCCCGCTGTTCGTCGGCGCCGCCCAGCCGGGCGAGCTGCCGCCGCTGTCGCTGCTGGACGAGGCACCGCCGCAGGGGCCGGGCTATTCGGAAGAGACGCTTGAGGTGCTGTCGCGCCAGGTCGAACTGAAGCTCAAGGATTTCCGCATCGAGGCCAAGGTGGTGGGCGTCTATCCCGGGCCGGTGATCACCCGCTTCGAGCTGGAGCCGGCCGCCGGCGTGCGCGGCTCGCAGGTGTCCAGCCTGGACAAGGACATCGCCCGCGGCCTGTCGGTGGTCAGCGTGCGCGTGGTCGACGTGATCCCCGGCAAGAACGTGATCGGCCTGGAGATCCCCAACGCCAAGAAGCAGATCGTCTACCTGTCGGAGATCCTGCGCTCGGACAAGTACGACGCGATGAAGTCGCCGCTGACCCTGGCGCTGGGCAAGGACATCGGCGGTCGCCCGACCGTGGCGGATCTGGCCAAGATGCCGCACCTGCTGGTGGCCGGTACCACCGGCTCGGGCAAGTCGGTGGCGGTCAACGCGATGGTGCTGAGCCTGCTGTACAAGGCCAGCCCGAAAGACGTGCGGATGATCATGATCGACCCGAAGATGCTGGAGCTCAGCGTCTACGAGGGCATCCCGCACCTGCTGGCGCCGGTGGTCACCGACATGAAGGAGGCCGCCAACGCGCTGCGCTGGTGCGTCGCCGAGATGGAGCGCCGCTACAAGCTGATGGCCGCGGTCGGCGTGCGCAACCTCGCCGGCTTCAACAAGAAGGTGACCGAGGCGGACAAGGCCGGCCAGCCGCTGCTGGACCCGCTGTTCCGGCCGAACCCGGAGATGCCGAACCTGGCCGCCGAGCCGCTGGAGCCGCTGCCGTACATCGTCGTGATCATCGACGAGTTCGCCGACATGATGATGATCGTCGGCAAGAAGGTGGAGGAACTGATCGCCCGCCTGGCGCAGAAGGCCCGCGCCGCCGGCGTGCACCTGGTGCTGGCCACGCAGCGTCCGTCGGTGGACGTGATCACCGGCCTGATCAAGGCCAACATCCCGACCCGCATCGCGTTCCAGGTGTCGAGCAAGATCGACTCGCGGACCATCCTGGACCAATCCGGTGCCGAAGCGCTGCTCGGCCACGGCGACATGCTCTACCTGCCGCCCGGTACCGCCGCGCCGGAGCGTGTGCACGGCGCCTTCGTCGACGATCACGAGGTACACCAGGTGGTGGCCTGGCTTAAGTCGCAGGGCGAGCCGCAGTACATCGAAGGCGTGCTGGAAGAGGTGCAGGCCACCGCCGACGGCAAGTTCATCAACGAGTCCGGCCTGCCGCAGGACGGGGAAGAGGGAGGCGACGCCGACACCCAGCTGTACGACAAGGCGGTGGCCATCGTCACGCAGACCCGGCGCGCCTCGATCTCCGGCGTGCAGCGCCACCTGCGCATCGGCTACAACCGCGCCGCGCGGCTGATCGAGCAGATGGAGGCCGACGGCGTGGTCAGCGCGCCCCAGCACAACGGCAACCGCGAGGTGCTGGCGCCACCGCCGCCGAAGTAG
- the trxB gene encoding thioredoxin-disulfide reductase: MSETPKHSRLLILGSGPAGYTAAVYAARANLKPTLITGLQQGGQLMTTTEVDNWPGDVEGLQGPMLMQRMAEHAERFNTEMVFDHIHQVDLSKRPFTLKGDSGTYTADALVIATGATAKYLGIASEEKFKGKGVSACATCDGFFFREQDVVVVGGGNTAVEEALYLSNIARKVYLVHRRDTLRAEKIMQDKLFAKAESGKIELVWNHTIDEVLGDDSGVTGVRVKAVDGGATRDIEATGFFVAIGHTPNTGIFQGQLDMHDGYIRTHSGQNGMATMTSVPGVFAAGDVADHVYRQAITSAGFGCMAALDAERWLEQQSVAG, encoded by the coding sequence ATGTCCGAAACCCCCAAGCACAGCCGCCTGCTGATCCTCGGCTCCGGCCCCGCCGGCTACACCGCTGCAGTGTATGCCGCCCGCGCGAACCTCAAGCCGACCCTGATCACCGGCCTGCAGCAGGGTGGCCAGCTGATGACCACCACCGAGGTGGACAACTGGCCCGGCGACGTGGAAGGCCTGCAGGGCCCGATGCTGATGCAGCGCATGGCCGAACACGCCGAGCGCTTCAACACCGAGATGGTGTTCGACCACATCCACCAGGTGGACCTGTCGAAGCGGCCGTTCACCCTCAAGGGCGACTCCGGCACATACACCGCCGACGCGCTGGTCATCGCCACCGGCGCCACCGCCAAGTACCTCGGGATTGCCTCGGAGGAGAAGTTCAAGGGCAAGGGCGTGTCGGCCTGCGCCACCTGCGACGGCTTCTTCTTCCGCGAGCAGGACGTGGTGGTGGTCGGCGGCGGCAACACCGCCGTGGAAGAGGCGCTGTACCTGTCCAACATCGCCCGCAAGGTCTACCTGGTGCATCGTCGCGACACGCTGCGCGCCGAGAAGATCATGCAGGACAAGCTGTTCGCCAAGGCCGAGAGCGGCAAGATCGAGCTGGTGTGGAACCACACCATCGACGAGGTACTGGGCGACGACTCCGGCGTCACCGGCGTGCGGGTGAAGGCGGTCGACGGCGGCGCCACCCGCGACATCGAGGCGACCGGCTTCTTCGTGGCGATCGGCCACACCCCGAACACCGGCATCTTCCAGGGCCAGCTGGACATGCACGACGGTTACATCAGGACCCACAGCGGCCAGAACGGCATGGCCACGATGACCTCGGTGCCGGGCGTGTTCGCCGCCGGCGACGTGGCCGACCACGTGTACCGCCAGGCGATCACCTCGGCCGGTTTCGGCTGCATGGCCGCGCTGGATGCCGAGCGCTGGCTCGAACAGCAGTCGGTTGCCGGTTGA
- the aat gene encoding leucyl/phenylalanyl-tRNA--protein transferase: MIRLPLLDHWPPQRFPDPSQALADPPGLLAFGGDLSPERLRAAYAQGVFPWFNEGEPILWWSPDPRCVFRTERLRQPNRSLRRLLLRCGWHVTVDRDFAGVMQSCAAPRDGQPGTWISEEMIQAYLALHARGDAHSVEVWDGDRLVGGVYGVASGRLFSGESMFSRESGGSKVALLALARLLHAWGCPLLDAQVSNPHLLGLGAEEIPRSTFLASLRTLSTAVLDEGVWRRVEPTLATALLSTP; encoded by the coding sequence ATGATCCGCCTGCCGCTGCTCGACCATTGGCCGCCGCAACGCTTCCCCGACCCGTCGCAGGCACTGGCCGATCCGCCGGGCCTGCTCGCGTTCGGCGGCGACCTCTCGCCGGAGCGCCTGCGTGCGGCCTATGCACAGGGTGTATTTCCCTGGTTCAACGAGGGCGAGCCGATCCTGTGGTGGTCGCCCGACCCGCGCTGCGTGTTCCGCACCGAGCGCCTGCGCCAGCCGAACCGGTCGCTGCGGCGCCTGCTCCTGCGCTGCGGCTGGCATGTCACCGTCGACCGGGATTTCGCCGGTGTGATGCAGTCCTGCGCCGCACCGCGTGACGGACAACCCGGCACCTGGATCAGCGAAGAGATGATCCAGGCCTACCTCGCCCTGCACGCCCGCGGCGACGCGCACAGCGTGGAGGTGTGGGACGGCGACCGCCTGGTCGGCGGGGTCTACGGCGTGGCCTCGGGCCGCCTGTTCAGCGGCGAATCGATGTTCAGCCGCGAGAGTGGCGGCTCCAAGGTCGCGCTGCTGGCACTGGCGCGACTGCTGCACGCGTGGGGATGCCCGCTGCTGGATGCCCAGGTCAGCAACCCGCACCTGCTCGGCCTGGGTGCGGAGGAAATCCCCCGCTCCACGTTTCTGGCCAGCCTGCGGACACTGTCGACTGCAGTATTGGACGAGGGTGTGTGGCGGCGTGTCGAACCGACGCTGGCCACGGCATTGCTGAGCACGCCCTAG
- the ald gene encoding alanine dehydrogenase, which translates to MRIGIPSETKTLEGRVALVPAAAADLVRRGHEVFIQAGAGEKSGFSDEAYTSQGVTVVPDAAALYEKGELIVKVKEPIAGDLALLKKHHLLFCYLHLAAEPELTKSLLDIGLTGVAFESVEENGGLPLLLPMSVIAGRIATQIGTTLLHRPQGGKGKLLGGMASTSRGKVVVLGGGAAGKAAASLAAAAGARVVVFDKRQDRLAEMMELGANVTSLYAYESSVAEEVRDADLVVGAVLIPSAKAPRVVTEAMVKTMEKGSVLVDISIDQGGCFETSKPTTWKEPTYDVHGVTHFCVTNMPGAVPQTSSLAISAAILPYVQRLAAGNEWRDFAPLKAGINVDGGKLVHPALQ; encoded by the coding sequence ATGCGTATCGGTATCCCTTCCGAAACCAAGACCCTCGAAGGTCGCGTCGCCCTGGTCCCCGCTGCCGCCGCCGACCTGGTGCGCCGCGGCCACGAGGTTTTCATCCAGGCGGGTGCCGGCGAGAAGAGCGGCTTCTCCGATGAGGCCTACACCAGCCAGGGCGTCACGGTGGTTCCCGACGCGGCCGCGCTCTACGAGAAGGGCGAGCTGATCGTCAAGGTGAAGGAGCCGATCGCCGGTGACCTGGCCCTGCTGAAGAAGCACCACCTGCTGTTCTGCTACCTGCACCTGGCCGCGGAGCCGGAGCTGACCAAGAGCCTGCTCGACATCGGCCTGACCGGCGTGGCGTTCGAGTCGGTGGAAGAGAACGGCGGCCTGCCGCTGCTGCTGCCGATGTCGGTGATCGCCGGCCGCATCGCCACCCAGATCGGCACCACGCTGCTGCATCGCCCGCAGGGCGGCAAGGGCAAGCTGCTGGGCGGCATGGCTTCGACCTCGCGCGGCAAGGTGGTCGTGCTCGGCGGCGGTGCCGCGGGCAAGGCGGCGGCCTCGCTGGCCGCGGCCGCTGGCGCCCGCGTGGTGGTGTTCGACAAGCGCCAGGATCGCCTGGCCGAGATGATGGAGCTGGGTGCGAACGTCACCTCGCTGTACGCCTACGAGTCCTCGGTGGCCGAGGAAGTGCGTGACGCCGACCTGGTGGTCGGTGCCGTGCTGATTCCCAGCGCCAAGGCGCCGCGCGTGGTCACCGAAGCCATGGTCAAGACCATGGAGAAGGGCAGCGTGCTGGTGGACATCTCGATCGACCAGGGCGGCTGCTTCGAGACCTCGAAGCCGACCACCTGGAAGGAGCCGACCTACGACGTGCACGGCGTCACCCACTTCTGCGTGACCAACATGCCGGGTGCGGTACCGCAGACCTCGTCGCTGGCGATCTCGGCGGCGATCCTGCCGTACGTGCAGCGCCTGGCGGCCGGCAACGAGTGGCGCGACTTCGCCCCGCTGAAGGCCGGTATCAACGTCGACGGCGGCAAGCTGGTGCATCCGGCGCTGCAGTAA